The following proteins are encoded in a genomic region of Protaetiibacter sp. SSC-01:
- the ybeY gene encoding rRNA maturation RNase YbeY encodes MSIEINNESGVEVDEAALVRLSSYALDFLHVHPDADLAIVLVDEAAMEQLHVQWMDEPGPTDVLSFPMDELRPGNEDELTPAGLLGDIVLCPQVAIEQAKSAGHSTQDELQLLTAHGILHLLGFDHAEPDEEREMFGLQRDILVGYAHSQRRR; translated from the coding sequence ATGTCGATCGAGATCAACAACGAGTCGGGCGTCGAGGTCGACGAGGCCGCCCTCGTGCGCCTGTCGTCGTACGCGCTCGACTTCCTCCACGTGCATCCGGATGCCGACCTCGCGATCGTGCTCGTCGACGAGGCCGCCATGGAGCAGCTCCACGTGCAGTGGATGGACGAGCCCGGACCGACCGACGTGCTGAGCTTCCCGATGGACGAGCTGCGCCCGGGCAACGAGGACGAGCTGACCCCCGCGGGCCTCCTCGGCGACATCGTGCTGTGCCCGCAGGTCGCGATCGAGCAGGCGAAGTCGGCCGGCCACTCGACCCAGGACGAGCTGCAGCTGCTCACGGCCCACGGCATCCTGCACCTCCTCGGCTTCGACCACGCGGAGCCCGACGAGGAGCGCGAGATGTTCGGCCTGCAGCGCGACATCCTCGTGGGCTACGCCCACTCGCAGCGACGA
- a CDS encoding PhoH family protein: MVRLLGPQDRLLTTLEHQYPAVTVLVRGNRVSLDGPAADVEAATRLVSELVELVRKGVDLGPAEVATSRRILDGGGAPAEVLSQAILTARGKAIRPKTLGQKSYVDAIDENTITFGIGPAGTGKTYLAMAKAVQALQRKEVDRIILSRPAIEAGERLGFLPGTLTDKIDPYLRPLYDALNEMMDPELVPKLLAAGTVEVAPLAYMRGRTLNNSFVVLDEAQNTTPEQMKMFLTRLGFGTKMVVTGDITQIDLPTGASGLQLVTRVLDGIDDIHFTRLTSDDVVRHSLVGRIVDAYTKYDAEKQARAHERREAAEFANRAERRRGMRKS; the protein is encoded by the coding sequence ATGGTGCGGCTCCTCGGGCCGCAGGACCGCCTGCTGACGACCCTCGAGCACCAGTACCCCGCCGTGACGGTGCTCGTGCGCGGCAACCGCGTGAGCCTCGACGGCCCCGCCGCCGACGTGGAGGCCGCGACGCGCCTCGTGAGCGAGCTCGTCGAGCTCGTGCGCAAGGGCGTCGACCTCGGCCCCGCGGAGGTCGCGACGTCGCGCCGCATCCTCGACGGCGGGGGAGCCCCCGCGGAGGTGCTGAGCCAGGCGATCCTCACGGCGCGCGGCAAGGCCATCCGTCCGAAGACCCTCGGCCAGAAGTCGTACGTCGACGCGATCGACGAGAACACGATCACCTTCGGCATCGGCCCCGCCGGAACCGGCAAGACCTACCTCGCGATGGCGAAGGCCGTGCAGGCTCTCCAGCGTAAGGAGGTCGACCGCATCATCCTGAGCCGCCCGGCCATCGAGGCGGGGGAGCGGCTCGGCTTCCTGCCCGGCACGCTCACCGACAAGATCGACCCGTACCTGCGGCCGCTCTACGACGCTCTCAACGAGATGATGGACCCCGAGCTCGTGCCGAAGCTCCTCGCGGCCGGCACGGTCGAGGTCGCGCCCCTCGCCTACATGCGCGGGCGCACGCTCAACAACTCGTTCGTCGTGCTCGACGAGGCGCAGAACACGACGCCCGAGCAGATGAAGATGTTCCTCACGCGCCTCGGCTTCGGCACGAAGATGGTCGTCACGGGCGACATCACGCAGATCGACCTGCCGACGGGCGCCTCGGGCCTGCAGCTCGTGACGCGCGTGCTCGACGGCATCGACGACATCCACTTCACACGGCTCACGAGCGACGACGTCGTGCGCCACAGCCTCGTCGGCCGCATCGTCGACGCCTACACGAAGTACGACGCCGAGAAGCAGGCGCGCGCCCACGAGCGGCGCGAGGCAGCCGAGTTCGCGAACCGCGCCGAGCGCAGACGGGGCATGAGGAAGAGCTGA
- a CDS encoding histidine triad nucleotide-binding protein, translating to MPDAPSIFERIIAREIPADIVYEDDHVIAFRDIAPQAPVHLLVVPKTAEYADVASLAAADPELLAHVVATAKRLAGEHSDGDYRLVFNSGANAGQTVFHVHAHVLAGGLAEGTLG from the coding sequence ATGCCGGACGCCCCTTCGATCTTCGAGCGGATCATCGCGCGCGAGATCCCCGCCGACATCGTCTACGAGGACGATCACGTCATCGCGTTCCGCGACATCGCCCCGCAGGCGCCCGTGCACCTGCTCGTCGTGCCGAAGACGGCCGAGTACGCGGATGTCGCCTCGCTCGCCGCGGCCGACCCCGAGCTGCTCGCCCACGTCGTCGCGACCGCGAAGCGCCTGGCCGGCGAGCACTCCGACGGCGACTACCGGCTCGTGTTCAACTCCGGTGCGAACGCCGGTCAGACGGTCTTCCACGTGCACGCGCACGTGCTCGCGGGAGGACTGGCGGAAGGCACCCTTGGCTGA
- a CDS encoding 16S rRNA (uracil(1498)-N(3))-methyltransferase, which yields MASLYLTDDLADARVGARVEVTGDEARHALQVARIRPGERIAVGDGRGTLVRGAVAAAEPGVLAVDVDEVSYEPAPVPALWLAQALAKGDRDELAVQAATELGVAGVIPWAAERSVTRWEGAKVARNGERWRTIVREASKQAIRAHVPEVAPLATTAQLASLPGLVIVLEPSAEVPLTGVALDGVDRVTLVVGPEGGIAPRELDRLADAGAVLARLGHEVLRTSTAGPAALAVIAAGLGRW from the coding sequence ATGGCGAGCCTCTACCTGACCGACGACCTCGCGGATGCGCGCGTCGGCGCACGCGTGGAGGTGACGGGCGACGAGGCGCGGCACGCGCTGCAGGTGGCGCGCATCCGTCCGGGCGAGCGGATCGCGGTGGGCGACGGGCGCGGAACTCTCGTGCGCGGGGCGGTCGCCGCCGCGGAGCCGGGCGTGCTCGCGGTCGACGTCGACGAGGTCTCCTACGAACCCGCGCCCGTCCCCGCGCTGTGGCTCGCGCAGGCGCTCGCGAAGGGCGACCGTGACGAGCTCGCCGTGCAGGCCGCGACCGAGCTCGGCGTCGCGGGCGTCATCCCATGGGCGGCCGAGCGCTCGGTGACCCGCTGGGAGGGCGCGAAGGTCGCCCGCAACGGGGAGCGCTGGCGCACGATCGTGCGCGAGGCGAGCAAGCAGGCCATCCGCGCGCACGTGCCGGAGGTCGCGCCGCTCGCGACGACGGCCCAGCTCGCGTCGCTCCCGGGGCTCGTGATCGTGCTCGAGCCGAGCGCCGAGGTGCCCCTCACGGGCGTCGCGCTCGACGGTGTCGACCGTGTCACGCTCGTCGTCGGCCCCGAGGGCGGCATCGCCCCGCGTGAGCTCGACAGGCTCGCGGATGCCGGGGCCGTGCTCGCGCGCCTCGGCCACGAGGTGCTGCGCACCTCGACCGCCGGCCCCGCCGCCCTCGCGGTCATCGCGGCCGGCCTCGGCCGCTGGTAG
- the dnaJ gene encoding molecular chaperone DnaJ: MSDHYEVLGVERSASPEEIKKAYRRLARELHPDVNPSEEAAERFKLVTHAYDVLSDPEQRERYDMGGATGFGGQGFGFGDIFDSFFGAAAGRSAGPRSRTERGQDALLRIEIDLDEVIFGTTHELEIDTAVLCKACEGSCCAPGTSIATCDICGGTGQIQRSVRSLLGNVMTSSPCGTCRGYGTIIPNPCPTCAGQGRVRAKRKVAVDVPAGVDTGMRLHLPAEGEAGPAGGPNGDLYLEVKVRHHDIFSRNGDDLLATLEVQMTDAILGARVSLDSLDGPVSIEIKPGTQSGDVVTIKDRGVTRLRGGGRGDLRVGVHVQTPVRLNSSETDLIKQFASKRPPAKPQFSKFQQGLFAKLRDRFLG, encoded by the coding sequence TTGAGCGATCACTACGAGGTGCTCGGGGTCGAGCGCAGCGCGTCACCCGAGGAGATCAAGAAGGCCTACCGGCGCCTTGCGCGCGAGCTGCACCCCGACGTGAACCCGTCGGAGGAGGCTGCCGAGCGCTTCAAGCTCGTGACGCACGCGTACGACGTGCTGAGCGATCCGGAGCAGCGCGAGCGCTACGACATGGGCGGCGCGACGGGCTTCGGCGGTCAGGGCTTCGGCTTCGGCGACATCTTCGACAGCTTCTTCGGTGCCGCCGCGGGCCGCTCGGCGGGTCCGCGCTCGCGCACGGAGCGGGGCCAGGACGCGCTCCTGCGCATCGAGATCGACCTCGACGAGGTCATCTTCGGCACGACCCACGAGCTCGAGATCGACACGGCCGTGCTCTGCAAGGCGTGCGAGGGCTCGTGCTGCGCGCCCGGCACCTCGATCGCGACGTGCGACATCTGCGGCGGCACGGGGCAGATCCAGCGCTCGGTGCGCTCGCTCCTCGGCAACGTCATGACCTCGAGCCCCTGCGGCACGTGCCGCGGCTACGGCACGATCATCCCGAACCCGTGCCCGACGTGCGCGGGCCAGGGGCGCGTGCGTGCGAAGCGCAAGGTCGCGGTCGACGTGCCCGCGGGCGTCGACACGGGCATGCGCCTGCACCTCCCCGCGGAGGGCGAGGCGGGCCCCGCCGGCGGCCCCAACGGCGACCTCTACCTCGAGGTCAAGGTGCGCCACCACGACATCTTCAGCCGCAACGGCGACGACCTCCTCGCGACGCTCGAGGTGCAGATGACGGATGCGATCCTCGGCGCGCGAGTGAGCCTCGACTCGCTCGACGGCCCCGTCTCGATCGAGATCAAGCCGGGCACCCAGTCGGGTGACGTCGTCACGATCAAGGACCGCGGCGTCACGCGCCTGCGCGGCGGCGGCCGCGGCGACCTCCGGGTGGGCGTGCACGTGCAGACGCCCGTGCGCCTCAACTCGAGCGAGACCGATCTCATCAAGCAGTTCGCGTCGAAGCGCCCGCCCGCGAAGCCGCAGTTCTCGAAGTTCCAGCAGGGCCTCTTCGCGAAGCTGCGCGACCGCTTCCTCGGCTAG
- the hrcA gene encoding heat-inducible transcriptional repressor HrcA, translating into MVSDRSLAVLRVIVQDYVATSEPVGSKSIVERHSFGVSSATIRNDMAQLEEDGLITAPHTSSGRVPTDKGYRVFVDQLSELRPLSGAQRNAIETFLGESADLDEVLGRTVRLLSQLTNQVALAQYPSFGTARVRHVEFVALGSHRVMAVLITDTGRVDQRIVETTAGADAEQLARLRERINAELGGVALADASAQLAAAIDHIEPGDRDAAAPLLTSLAEQVAANRHDRLVMAGAANLARTERDFSGSIFPVLEAIEEQVTILKLFGEMHLESDEVTARIGRENAEYGLSETSVLASGYSAPGGSVARLGVLGPTRMDYSGNMVAVRAVARYLSRLLGDDIGQGER; encoded by the coding sequence ATGGTCTCGGACCGGAGTCTCGCCGTGCTGCGCGTCATCGTGCAGGACTACGTCGCCACGAGCGAGCCCGTGGGCTCGAAATCGATCGTCGAGCGCCACTCCTTCGGGGTGTCGAGCGCCACGATCCGCAACGACATGGCGCAGCTCGAGGAGGACGGCCTCATCACGGCGCCGCACACCTCCTCGGGTCGTGTGCCGACCGACAAGGGCTACCGCGTCTTCGTCGATCAGCTGAGCGAGCTGCGTCCGCTGTCGGGCGCGCAGCGCAACGCGATCGAGACGTTCCTCGGCGAGAGCGCCGACCTCGACGAGGTGCTCGGTCGCACCGTGCGCCTGCTGTCGCAGCTCACCAACCAGGTGGCTCTCGCGCAGTACCCCTCGTTCGGCACGGCGCGCGTGCGCCACGTGGAGTTCGTCGCCCTGGGCTCGCACCGCGTCATGGCGGTGCTCATCACCGACACGGGCCGCGTCGATCAGCGCATCGTCGAGACCACGGCGGGCGCCGACGCCGAGCAGCTCGCGCGCCTGCGAGAGCGCATCAACGCCGAGCTCGGGGGCGTGGCGCTCGCCGACGCCTCCGCGCAGCTCGCCGCCGCGATCGACCACATCGAGCCGGGGGATCGGGATGCGGCGGCGCCGCTGCTCACGAGCCTCGCCGAGCAGGTGGCCGCGAACCGCCACGACCGTCTCGTGATGGCGGGCGCCGCGAACCTCGCGCGCACGGAGCGCGATTTCAGCGGCTCGATCTTCCCCGTGCTCGAGGCGATCGAGGAGCAGGTCACGATCCTCAAGCTCTTCGGCGAGATGCACCTCGAGTCGGACGAGGTCACCGCGCGCATCGGCCGCGAGAACGCCGAGTACGGCCTCTCGGAGACGAGCGTGCTCGCATCCGGCTACTCGGCTCCGGGTGGTTCCGTCGCTCGTCTCGGCGTGCTGGGACCCACCCGCATGGACTATTCGGGCAACATGGTCGCGGTGCGCGCCGTGGCCCGCTACCTCTCGCGCCTGCTGGGCGACGACATCGGACAAGGGGAACGTTGA
- a CDS encoding DUF4870 domain-containing protein: MTDPAQPAQPTPAAPLTEAEDKQWASFAHLGGILGFLPALIIWLIFKDRGPKTNVEAKEALNFQITVTIGYIACIILGTVLAIVFIGFLFYLIQFAIWVAAIILSIIGFTKVNAGGSYRYPFAIRLIK, translated from the coding sequence ATGACCGACCCCGCGCAGCCGGCCCAGCCGACGCCCGCCGCCCCCCTGACGGAGGCGGAGGACAAGCAGTGGGCGTCCTTCGCCCACCTCGGCGGCATCCTCGGATTCCTTCCGGCCCTCATCATCTGGCTGATCTTCAAGGACCGTGGCCCGAAGACGAACGTCGAGGCCAAGGAAGCCCTCAACTTCCAGATCACCGTCACGATCGGCTACATCGCCTGCATCATCCTCGGCACGGTTCTCGCGATCGTGTTCATCGGATTCCTCTTCTACCTGATCCAGTTCGCGATCTGGGTGGCGGCGATCATCCTCTCGATCATCGGCTTCACCAAGGTGAACGCGGGCGGCAGCTACCGCTACCCGTTCGCCATCCGTCTCATCAAGTAA
- a CDS encoding DUF4870 domain-containing protein yields MTATPPPPPPPQTPGPVPGQEMTPADQRLWSTLTHVGGILFSWLAPLIAYLVLKDRGAFVRAHTATALNFQLTLLIVYVVGYITSFFIIGFLILLAAWVLAIVFGIMAALAANKGEFYTYPLSIKFVR; encoded by the coding sequence ATGACTGCCACTCCCCCGCCTCCTCCGCCTCCCCAGACCCCCGGCCCCGTGCCCGGTCAGGAGATGACCCCCGCCGACCAGCGCCTGTGGTCGACGCTCACCCACGTGGGAGGCATCCTCTTCTCGTGGCTCGCGCCGCTCATCGCGTACCTCGTGCTCAAGGACCGCGGCGCCTTCGTGCGCGCGCACACCGCGACGGCGCTCAACTTCCAGCTGACGCTGCTGATCGTGTACGTGGTGGGGTACATCACGTCGTTCTTCATCATCGGGTTCCTGATCCTGCTCGCGGCATGGGTGCTCGCGATCGTGTTCGGGATCATGGCGGCCCTGGCCGCCAACAAGGGCGAGTTCTACACGTACCCGCTCAGCATCAAGTTCGTCCGCTAG
- the hemW gene encoding radical SAM family heme chaperone HemW: protein MPSALPIADPAPADGALPASVAEGSAERDLGVYLHVPFCRVRCGYCDFNTYTASEIRGVRQSDYAGQAAAEVGFARRVLADAGVVEREVSTVFFGGGTPTLLPTSDLILMLDAVRDAWGLAPGAEVTTEANPDSVTEAGLVELAEAGFTRVSFGMQSAVPHVLRTLERTHDPARIPLVVEWARAAGLQVSLDLIYGTPGESLDDWRRSLELALAQRPDHLSAYALIVEAGTKLARQISRGEVAQPDEELQADQYELADELLAAAGYDWYEVSNWATDAAHRSRHNLAYWTGQDWWGVGPGAHSHVGGVRWWNVKHPAAYAERLAAGVSPAAGRETLDDETRHVEDVLLRSRIVDGLPTDVLDASGRSAVAGLIADGLVDGQKAIAGRIVLTRRGRLLADAVVRRLLD, encoded by the coding sequence ATGCCGAGCGCCCTCCCGATCGCGGACCCCGCCCCCGCCGACGGCGCGCTCCCCGCATCCGTGGCCGAGGGATCTGCCGAGCGCGACCTCGGCGTCTACCTGCACGTGCCGTTCTGCCGCGTGCGATGCGGCTACTGCGACTTCAACACCTACACGGCGTCCGAGATCCGCGGCGTGCGGCAGAGCGACTACGCGGGGCAGGCGGCGGCCGAGGTCGGCTTCGCCCGGCGCGTGCTCGCGGATGCCGGGGTCGTCGAGCGCGAGGTGTCGACCGTCTTCTTCGGCGGCGGCACGCCGACCCTGCTCCCGACGAGCGATCTCATCCTCATGCTCGACGCCGTGCGCGACGCGTGGGGCCTCGCGCCGGGCGCCGAGGTCACGACCGAGGCGAACCCCGACTCGGTCACCGAGGCGGGGCTCGTCGAGCTCGCCGAGGCGGGCTTCACGCGCGTGAGCTTCGGCATGCAGTCGGCCGTGCCGCATGTGCTGCGCACGCTCGAGCGCACCCACGACCCCGCCCGCATCCCGCTCGTCGTCGAGTGGGCGCGCGCCGCGGGCCTGCAGGTGAGCCTCGACCTCATCTACGGCACGCCCGGCGAGAGCCTCGACGACTGGCGCCGCTCGCTCGAGCTCGCCCTCGCGCAGCGGCCCGACCACCTCTCGGCCTACGCGCTCATCGTCGAGGCGGGCACGAAGCTCGCGCGGCAGATCTCGCGCGGCGAGGTGGCGCAGCCCGACGAGGAGCTGCAGGCCGACCAGTACGAGCTCGCCGACGAGCTGCTCGCGGCCGCCGGCTACGACTGGTACGAGGTGAGCAACTGGGCGACGGATGCCGCACATCGCTCGCGCCACAACCTCGCCTACTGGACGGGCCAGGACTGGTGGGGCGTCGGCCCCGGCGCGCACAGCCACGTGGGCGGCGTGCGCTGGTGGAACGTCAAGCACCCCGCCGCGTATGCGGAGCGTCTCGCCGCGGGCGTCTCGCCGGCGGCCGGCCGCGAGACCCTCGACGACGAGACACGCCACGTCGAGGACGTGCTGCTGCGCAGCCGCATCGTCGACGGGCTCCCGACGGACGTGCTCGACGCATCCGGCCGCTCCGCCGTCGCGGGGCTCATCGCCGACGGGCTCGTCGACGGCCAGAAAGCGATAGCCGGCCGCATCGTGCTGACACGACGCGGCCGGCTGCTGGCGGACGCTGTGGTGCGCCGCCTTCTGGACTAG